One Microplitis mediator isolate UGA2020A chromosome 3, iyMicMedi2.1, whole genome shotgun sequence DNA segment encodes these proteins:
- the LOC130665693 gene encoding uncharacterized protein LOC130665693 codes for MSVIIDFNGYFITASNFVAKEFGVMSVTEDSSGTVIDEKGVFKPFCNWNDLPDELQSFYSLVINKLNGIPWESGNISSFDQESIFRNYLKNAKVIIVPNELKKKLLIQIIGNFKKILCMTDVHYDDIEKLGTNCSNHNNPSENNCAYDNVARIKHFLEKTGMAHMLNFELRGDVREEHRSFVNFLVEETFKNN; via the coding sequence ATGTCGGTAATTATTGACTTTAACGGTTATTTTATCACCGCGTCAAATTTCGTGGCAAAAGAATTCGGTGTTATGTCAGTAACTGAGGATTCTAGTGGTACTGTTATCGATGAAAAAGGAGTATTTAAACCATTTTGTAATTGGAATGATTTACCAGATGAGTTGCAATCGTTTTATtcattagtaataaataaactcaATGGAATACCATGGGAGAGTGGAAATATTTCGTCGTTCGACCAGGAAAgtatttttagaaattatttgaaaaatgcaAAGGTAATTATTGTCCcgaatgaattgaaaaaaaaattattgatacaaataattgggaattttaaaaaaattttgtgcaTGACTGACGTTCATTATGATGACATTGAAAAATTGGGGACTAATTGTTCGAACCACAATAATCCCAGTGAAAATAATTGCGCTTATGACAATGTCGCGagaataaaacattttcttgaaaaaacgGGTATGGCGCATATGCTGAATTTTGAACTGCGTGGGGATGTTAGAGAAGAACATCGATCGTTTGTTAATTTTCTGGTAGaggaaacttttaaaaataattga